The following proteins are encoded in a genomic region of Synechococcus sp. CBW1002:
- a CDS encoding coproporphyrinogen-III oxidase family protein, which produces MTAPWPWPPRSAYLHIPFCHRRCFYCDFPVVPLGDRADGSRSPSIPAYLALLEAEIAASPPGPSLSTVYLGGGTPSLLTPEQVEGLLASLQRRYGLAAGAELSLELDPASFDQTRLEGYLSAGINRVSLGGQSFDDTVLAGLGRRHRRSDLLEACGWLAAAQRRGSLRSWSLDLIQGLPLMLAAPEASETAAGAAEAVQRHWRAQLEAAVAQAPPHLSIYDLIVEPGTVFARRLEQGNLDLPDGDLGADLMELTWERLQAAGYGHYEISNYARPGHASRHNRVYWSGGGWWGFGMGATSAPDGARLARPRTREAYATWLAAAADPNNADAAGASQSMGMPLDERLLVGLRRREGVNLAALARSHGLAAADLIALQERLQSFLEGGQLLIEGPRWRLSDPKGLALSNAVLRELLDWYQGWEERQAKRSAPRPSPEELPH; this is translated from the coding sequence ATGACGGCCCCATGGCCATGGCCACCGCGCAGTGCCTATCTGCACATTCCCTTCTGCCATCGCCGTTGCTTCTACTGCGACTTCCCGGTGGTACCCCTGGGGGATCGGGCCGATGGCAGCCGCTCACCCTCGATTCCCGCCTATCTGGCCCTGCTGGAGGCGGAGATCGCCGCGTCGCCCCCGGGGCCATCCCTCTCCACCGTGTACCTGGGCGGCGGCACACCGTCGCTGCTGACGCCGGAGCAGGTGGAGGGGCTGCTGGCGTCGCTGCAGAGGCGCTATGGGCTGGCGGCAGGCGCCGAACTCAGCCTGGAGCTCGATCCGGCCAGTTTCGATCAGACGCGGCTGGAGGGCTATTTGTCGGCGGGCATCAACCGGGTCAGCCTGGGGGGCCAGAGCTTCGACGACACCGTGCTGGCGGGCCTGGGGCGGCGGCACCGCCGTTCTGATCTGCTGGAGGCCTGCGGCTGGCTGGCCGCCGCCCAACGACGCGGCAGCCTGCGCAGCTGGAGCCTGGATCTGATCCAGGGTCTGCCCCTGATGCTGGCGGCCCCAGAGGCCTCAGAGACCGCTGCTGGGGCCGCTGAGGCGGTGCAACGCCACTGGCGGGCCCAGTTGGAGGCGGCGGTGGCCCAGGCGCCTCCCCACCTGTCGATTTATGACCTGATCGTGGAGCCGGGCACGGTGTTCGCCCGTCGCCTGGAGCAGGGGAATCTGGATCTGCCGGACGGGGATCTTGGTGCGGATCTGATGGAGCTCACCTGGGAGCGGCTTCAGGCTGCCGGCTACGGCCATTACGAGATCTCCAACTACGCCCGACCTGGCCATGCCTCGCGCCACAACCGCGTCTACTGGAGCGGAGGCGGCTGGTGGGGCTTTGGCATGGGGGCCACCAGCGCTCCCGATGGCGCGCGGCTGGCCCGCCCTCGCACCCGCGAGGCTTATGCCACCTGGCTGGCCGCGGCAGCCGATCCGAACAACGCCGATGCCGCAGGGGCAAGCCAGAGCATGGGGATGCCGCTGGATGAGCGCCTGCTGGTGGGGTTACGGCGGCGGGAGGGGGTGAATCTGGCCGCACTGGCCCGCTCCCATGGGCTGGCGGCAGCTGATCTGATCGCGTTGCAAGAGCGACTGCAGTCCTTCCTGGAGGGCGGGCAGCTGCTGATCGAGGGCCCCCGCTGGCGCCTGAGCGATCCCAAGGGGCTTGCCCTCAGCAATGCGGTGCTGCGGGAGCTGCTGGACTGGTATCAGGGGTGGGAGGAGCGGCAGGCGAAGCGTTCAGCCCCGCGACCCAGCCCCGAAGAGCTTCCACACTGA
- the panB gene encoding 3-methyl-2-oxobutanoate hydroxymethyltransferase, with product MRPGDLLSRKQAGLPIAILTAWDALSAALVEEAGADAVLVGDSLAMVVLGHPTTLPVTLEEMLHHCRAVGRGLRRPPAHQPLLICDLPFLSYQCGPDQAMAAAGRVLKDSPAAAVKLEGAEPETLAVMDRLVRHGIPVMGHLGLTPQAVHQLGYRQQANDPASQEQLKRRARQLQEVGCFALVLEHVPSALATELSRQLLLPVIGIGAGDGCDGQVRVTADLLGLTHRQPPFSPPLIDGRGLSVEALRGWVAGLNASPAAPPTPDTSPAAPAAPHC from the coding sequence CTGCGCCCCGGTGATCTGCTGAGCCGCAAGCAAGCCGGCCTGCCGATCGCCATCCTCACCGCCTGGGATGCCCTCTCCGCGGCCCTGGTTGAGGAGGCGGGGGCCGATGCCGTGCTGGTCGGCGACTCCCTGGCCATGGTGGTGCTGGGGCATCCCACCACCCTGCCGGTGACGCTGGAGGAGATGCTGCACCACTGCCGGGCGGTGGGGCGGGGTCTGCGGCGGCCGCCGGCCCATCAGCCGCTGCTGATCTGCGATCTGCCATTTCTCAGCTATCAGTGCGGTCCCGATCAGGCGATGGCGGCGGCCGGCCGGGTGCTGAAGGACAGTCCGGCCGCCGCTGTGAAGCTGGAGGGGGCCGAACCGGAGACCCTGGCCGTGATGGACCGGTTGGTGCGTCATGGCATCCCGGTGATGGGGCATCTCGGGCTCACCCCCCAGGCCGTGCACCAGCTTGGCTATCGCCAGCAGGCAAACGATCCAGCCAGCCAGGAGCAGCTGAAGCGGCGTGCCAGGCAGCTGCAGGAGGTCGGCTGCTTTGCCCTGGTGCTGGAACATGTGCCATCGGCTCTGGCCACGGAACTCAGTCGGCAGCTGCTGCTGCCGGTGATCGGCATCGGCGCCGGCGATGGCTGTGATGGCCAGGTGCGGGTCACCGCCGATCTGCTTGGTCTGACCCACCGCCAGCCACCCTTCAGCCCGCCGCTGATCGATGGCCGCGGCCTCAGTGTGGAAGCTCTTCGGGGCTGGGTCGCGGGGCTGAACGCTTCGCCTGCCGCTCCTCCCACCCCTGATACCAGTCCAGCAGCTCCCGCAGCACCGCATTGCTGA
- a CDS encoding cell division protein FtsQ/DivIB, producing the protein MKAGSLQPGVERRRELRRQRRQERLRNTWRLLVLSGLTAGLGYVLLRQGWTLTRPDQVEVLGSRQVSREQAIQAAGLRFPQPLLTVHPHALMERLAAALPVEKVQVSRLMLPPRLRINLVDRQAVARAERRTPKGLEQGYVDRLGNWMSARQKIGVPSAEVMGLKVVGWNERHRGSLTQLLENRQAIGPDLRQIRFEPDGSLWLDTASLGRIRLGPMDGQLERRLAVLRHLKEELPAQVKGRRVQSIDLSDPNQPELGLPAPARGASAANAPGAPAPVPIGAQ; encoded by the coding sequence GTGAAAGCAGGCTCCCTGCAACCGGGGGTGGAACGGCGGCGTGAGCTGCGGCGCCAGCGTCGCCAGGAACGCCTCCGGAACACCTGGCGCCTGTTGGTGCTCAGCGGCCTCACCGCCGGCCTGGGCTACGTCCTGTTGCGCCAGGGCTGGACCCTCACCCGGCCTGATCAGGTGGAGGTACTGGGCAGCCGTCAGGTGAGCCGCGAGCAGGCCATCCAGGCCGCCGGCCTGCGCTTCCCACAGCCGTTGCTGACGGTCCATCCCCACGCCCTGATGGAGAGGCTTGCGGCGGCCCTGCCGGTGGAGAAGGTGCAGGTGAGTCGCCTGATGCTGCCGCCACGACTCCGCATCAACCTGGTGGATCGCCAGGCCGTCGCCCGTGCCGAACGCCGCACGCCCAAGGGCCTGGAGCAGGGTTACGTGGATCGTCTTGGGAACTGGATGAGTGCCCGCCAGAAGATCGGCGTCCCGTCGGCCGAGGTGATGGGCCTCAAGGTGGTGGGATGGAACGAACGCCATCGTGGCTCCCTGACGCAGCTGCTGGAGAATCGCCAGGCGATTGGGCCAGATCTGCGCCAGATCCGTTTTGAGCCGGATGGCTCCCTCTGGCTGGATACGGCCAGTCTTGGCCGCATCCGCCTGGGTCCGATGGACGGACAGTTGGAGCGCCGCCTGGCGGTGCTGCGCCACCTGAAAGAGGAGCTGCCGGCCCAGGTGAAGGGCCGACGGGTGCAATCGATTGATCTGAGCGATCCGAACCAACCGGAACTGGGCCTGCCGGCTCCAGCCCGTGGTGCGTCGGCCGCCAATGCTCCGGGGGCACCGGCGCCGGTACCGATCGGTGCCCAGTGA
- a CDS encoding PIN/TRAM domain-containing protein → MLDTLILILFLISGAATGWLGVDLLPEPLLLQVTNLEGLRWVMGGFGAFFGLIAGIFFGQLRRRLMAQVRSMPTDLLVSRAVGLILGLLVANLLLAPILLLPLPWEVVLVKPLAAVLSNVFFGVSGYNLAEVHGRTLLRLFNPSSTEAMLVADGVLQPATAKILDTSVIIDGRIRGLLDSGLLEGQVIVAQAVIDELQALADSGNAEKRGKGRRGLKLLTELRTDYGRRLVVNSTRYEGAGADDKLLALTADTGGTLLTADYNLAQVAQVKQLRVLNLSELVIALRPEVQPGDGLQLKIVREGKEAAQGVGYLEDGTMVVVEDASGRIGERLPVVVTGALQTPSGRMVFARCEPQPSGGKTGGKPTPTAPRGSQTNPR, encoded by the coding sequence ATGCTGGACACCCTCATCCTGATCCTGTTCCTGATCTCCGGCGCCGCCACCGGCTGGCTGGGCGTTGATCTGCTGCCCGAACCGCTGCTGCTGCAGGTCACCAACCTGGAAGGTCTGCGCTGGGTGATGGGGGGCTTCGGCGCCTTCTTCGGGCTGATCGCCGGTATCTTCTTCGGCCAGCTGCGCCGCCGCCTGATGGCCCAGGTGCGCAGCATGCCCACCGATCTGCTGGTCAGCCGGGCGGTGGGGCTCATCCTCGGTCTGCTGGTGGCCAACCTGTTATTGGCTCCGATTCTGCTGCTGCCCCTGCCGTGGGAAGTGGTGCTGGTGAAGCCATTGGCGGCAGTGCTCAGCAACGTGTTCTTCGGTGTGTCCGGCTACAACCTGGCCGAGGTGCATGGCCGCACCCTGTTGCGCCTGTTCAATCCGTCCAGCACCGAAGCGATGCTGGTGGCCGATGGCGTGTTGCAGCCCGCTACGGCCAAGATTCTCGACACCAGTGTGATCATTGACGGCCGCATCCGTGGCCTGCTGGATTCGGGGCTGCTGGAAGGCCAGGTGATCGTGGCCCAGGCCGTGATCGACGAGCTCCAGGCCCTGGCCGACTCCGGCAATGCCGAGAAGCGCGGCAAGGGGCGCCGCGGCCTCAAGCTGCTCACCGAACTGCGCACCGACTACGGCCGGCGGCTGGTGGTGAACAGCACCCGCTACGAGGGCGCCGGCGCCGACGACAAGCTGCTCGCCCTCACCGCAGACACCGGCGGCACTCTGTTGACCGCCGACTACAACCTGGCCCAGGTGGCCCAGGTGAAGCAGCTGCGGGTGCTCAACCTCAGCGAGCTGGTGATCGCCCTGCGTCCCGAGGTGCAGCCCGGCGACGGCCTGCAGCTGAAGATCGTGCGCGAGGGCAAGGAGGCGGCCCAGGGGGTGGGCTACCTGGAAGACGGCACCATGGTGGTGGTGGAAGACGCCAGCGGTCGCATCGGCGAACGCCTGCCGGTGGTGGTGACCGGGGCTCTCCAGACTCCCTCCGGTCGCATGGTCTTTGCCCGCTGCGAACCGCAGCCCTCTGGCGGCAAGACGGGCGGAAAGCCGACCCCCACAGCCCCTCGCGGCAGCCAGACCAACCCCCGCTAG
- the miaB gene encoding tRNA (N6-isopentenyl adenosine(37)-C2)-methylthiotransferase MiaB: MNKADSERMAGILEAMGYAPGRDEHTADLVLYNTCTIRDNAEQKVYSYLGRQAQRKRANPHLTLVVAGCVAQQEGEALLRRVPELDLVMGPQHANRLDTLLSQVESGQQVVATGDHHILEDITTARRDSAVCAWVNVIYGCNERCTYCVVPSVRGVEQSRRPEAIRLEMEGLAARGYREVTLLGQNIDAYGRDLPGITPEGRRQHTLTDLLRFVHDVRGLERIRFATSHPRYFTDRLIDTCADLEKVCEHFHIPFQSGDNDVLRAMARGYTVERYRRILDRIRERMPDAAISADVIVGFPGETDAQYRRTLDLVEEVGFDAVNTAAYSPRPNTPAAAWPDQLSEAVKVERLQELNALVETQAKQRSARYAGRCEEILVEGSNPRDPAQMMGRTRTNRLTFFPSSRPDGSVIAPGDLVSVRIDQVRAFSLSGAVL; the protein is encoded by the coding sequence ATGAACAAGGCGGATTCCGAGCGGATGGCAGGGATCCTCGAAGCGATGGGCTACGCCCCCGGCCGTGATGAACACACGGCCGATCTGGTGCTCTACAACACCTGCACGATTCGCGACAACGCCGAGCAGAAGGTCTACAGCTACCTGGGCCGTCAGGCCCAGCGCAAACGCGCCAACCCCCATCTCACCCTGGTGGTGGCGGGCTGCGTCGCCCAGCAGGAGGGGGAAGCGCTGCTGCGCCGGGTGCCGGAACTGGATCTGGTGATGGGTCCGCAGCACGCCAACCGGCTCGACACCCTGCTGAGCCAGGTGGAGAGCGGCCAGCAGGTGGTGGCCACCGGCGATCACCACATCCTGGAGGACATCACCACGGCCCGGCGGGACAGTGCGGTCTGCGCCTGGGTGAACGTGATCTATGGCTGCAACGAGCGCTGCACCTATTGCGTGGTGCCTTCGGTTCGGGGCGTTGAGCAGTCGCGCCGCCCCGAGGCGATCCGCCTGGAGATGGAAGGGCTGGCGGCGCGGGGTTACCGGGAAGTGACGCTGCTGGGCCAGAACATCGACGCCTATGGCCGCGATCTGCCCGGCATCACCCCCGAGGGGCGCCGTCAGCACACCCTCACGGATCTGCTCCGCTTCGTGCACGACGTGCGGGGCCTTGAGCGGATTCGCTTCGCCACCAGCCATCCCCGCTATTTCACCGACCGCCTGATCGACACCTGCGCCGACCTGGAGAAGGTGTGCGAACACTTCCACATCCCCTTTCAGAGCGGCGACAACGACGTCCTGCGGGCCATGGCCCGCGGCTACACGGTGGAGCGCTACCGGCGCATCCTCGACCGGATCCGGGAGCGCATGCCCGATGCCGCGATCAGCGCCGATGTGATCGTGGGTTTCCCCGGTGAGACCGATGCCCAGTACCGGCGCACCCTCGATCTGGTGGAGGAGGTGGGCTTCGATGCGGTCAACACCGCCGCCTATTCCCCCCGACCCAACACCCCCGCCGCCGCCTGGCCGGACCAGCTCAGCGAAGCAGTCAAGGTGGAGCGCCTGCAGGAGCTCAACGCCCTGGTCGAGACCCAGGCGAAACAGCGGAGTGCGCGCTACGCCGGCCGCTGCGAAGAGATCCTGGTGGAGGGCTCCAATCCCAGGGATCCGGCTCAGATGATGGGGCGCACCCGCACCAACCGGCTGACGTTCTTCCCGTCCAGCCGGCCTGATGGCAGCGTGATCGCTCCTGGTGATCTGGTCTCGGTGCGGATCGATCAGGTGCGTGCCTTTTCACTCAGCGGCGCCGTGCTCTGA
- the ftsZ gene encoding cell division protein FtsZ, which yields MSSNGIVPSQSARIEVIGVGGGGSNAVNRMIASDLQGVGYRVLNTDAQALLQSAAQQRVQLGQKLTRGLGAGGNPVIGQKAAEESRNELLESLQGSDLIFIAAGMGGGTGTGAAPILAEVAKECGALTVGIVTKPFSFEGRKRMRQAEEGIARLAEHVDTLIVIPNDRLREAIAGAPLQEAFRAADDVLRMGVKGISDIITRPGLVNVDFADVRSVMSEAGTALLGIGVGSGRSRAIEAAQAAMSSPLLEAARIDGARGCVINISGGRDMTLEDMTTASEVIYDVVDPDANIIVGAVVDEAMEGEIHVTVIATGFDSGGPYRVERPAVTQFTPAETLNADSSDQGANIPAFLLKRQTRAD from the coding sequence GTGAGCAGCAACGGCATCGTCCCCAGTCAGTCCGCCCGCATTGAGGTGATCGGTGTGGGTGGAGGCGGAAGCAATGCCGTCAACCGCATGATTGCCTCCGACCTCCAAGGGGTCGGCTACCGGGTTCTCAATACCGACGCCCAGGCGCTGCTTCAATCTGCGGCTCAGCAACGGGTGCAGCTTGGCCAGAAACTCACCCGCGGCCTCGGAGCAGGCGGCAATCCTGTGATCGGCCAGAAGGCCGCCGAGGAGTCGCGCAATGAGCTGCTGGAGTCGCTTCAGGGTTCGGACCTGATCTTCATCGCCGCTGGCATGGGCGGCGGCACCGGCACCGGGGCGGCGCCGATCCTGGCCGAGGTGGCCAAGGAATGCGGAGCCCTCACGGTGGGCATCGTCACCAAACCCTTCAGTTTCGAGGGTCGCAAGCGCATGCGTCAGGCGGAGGAGGGCATCGCCCGCCTGGCCGAACATGTGGACACCCTGATCGTGATCCCCAACGACCGGCTGCGCGAAGCCATCGCCGGGGCTCCTCTGCAGGAGGCCTTCCGCGCCGCCGACGACGTGCTCCGGATGGGCGTCAAAGGCATCAGCGACATCATCACCCGCCCTGGCCTGGTCAACGTCGATTTCGCCGACGTGCGCTCGGTCATGTCCGAGGCCGGCACTGCTCTGCTGGGCATTGGTGTGGGGTCGGGTCGCTCCCGCGCCATCGAAGCCGCCCAGGCCGCCATGAGCAGCCCCCTGCTGGAGGCGGCCCGCATCGACGGAGCCCGCGGCTGTGTGATCAACATCAGTGGGGGTCGGGACATGACCCTCGAGGACATGACCACCGCCTCTGAGGTGATTTACGACGTGGTCGACCCTGATGCCAACATCATCGTCGGCGCCGTGGTGGACGAAGCCATGGAGGGCGAGATTCACGTGACCGTGATCGCCACAGGCTTCGACAGTGGCGGTCCCTACCGCGTGGAGCGCCCGGCGGTGACCCAGTTCACCCCTGCCGAGACTCTCAATGCCGACAGTTCAGACCAAGGCGCCAATATCCCCGCTTTCCTGCTCAAGCGCCAGACTCGCGCCGACTGA
- a CDS encoding D-alanine--D-alanine ligase family protein, with translation MVVAPTHLGLVFGGASGEHAVSIRSANTVVSALRRGANAERYRLSCFYIDPQGRWWPPDVAEAVLAKGTPAEPGDLPQAPSRPGFQGFPPGALEVEVWIPVLHGPNGEDGTIQGLFTLMGVPFVGSGVLGSAVGMDKQAMKAAFAAAALPQVPYACVDAAELAENSEALWTRLEQQLGYPCFVKPANMGSSVGISKAVDRPSLIEGLRQAAALDHRLVVEQGVVARELECAVLGGGARPLQASVVGEIRFDADWYDYTAKYSEGLSHTVIPAALAPEVSERIRNLAIAACRAVGATGLARVDFFYDEAGAELLLNEINTLPGFTSQSMYPMLWQASGLPLEELLHQLVQGAREWAMASAAGDPTP, from the coding sequence ATGGTCGTCGCGCCCACCCACCTCGGCCTGGTGTTCGGGGGGGCCTCCGGTGAGCACGCCGTGTCGATCCGCTCCGCCAACACCGTGGTGTCGGCTCTGCGCCGCGGTGCCAACGCCGAGCGCTATCGGCTCAGCTGCTTTTACATCGATCCCCAGGGCCGCTGGTGGCCGCCGGACGTGGCCGAAGCCGTGCTGGCAAAGGGAACACCTGCCGAACCCGGCGACCTGCCCCAGGCGCCCTCCCGCCCAGGCTTCCAGGGCTTTCCACCGGGTGCTCTGGAGGTGGAGGTGTGGATCCCCGTGTTGCATGGCCCGAATGGGGAGGACGGCACCATCCAGGGCCTGTTCACCCTGATGGGCGTTCCCTTCGTGGGCTCCGGCGTGCTGGGTTCCGCCGTGGGCATGGACAAACAGGCGATGAAGGCCGCCTTTGCCGCCGCCGCCCTGCCCCAGGTGCCCTACGCCTGCGTCGATGCCGCCGAACTCGCTGAGAACTCCGAGGCCCTCTGGACCCGCCTGGAGCAGCAGCTCGGCTATCCCTGCTTCGTCAAGCCCGCCAACATGGGCTCCTCGGTGGGAATCAGCAAGGCGGTCGACAGGCCAAGCCTGATCGAGGGCCTGCGCCAGGCCGCCGCCCTGGATCACCGGCTCGTGGTGGAGCAGGGCGTGGTGGCCAGGGAACTGGAATGTGCCGTGCTGGGGGGTGGAGCCAGGCCGTTGCAGGCATCGGTCGTGGGCGAGATCCGCTTTGATGCCGACTGGTACGACTACACCGCCAAATACAGCGAAGGTCTCAGCCACACTGTGATCCCAGCCGCGTTGGCACCCGAGGTGAGTGAGCGGATCCGCAACCTCGCCATCGCCGCCTGCCGCGCCGTTGGGGCCACAGGCCTGGCCCGGGTGGATTTTTTCTACGACGAGGCTGGTGCTGAGCTGCTGCTCAATGAGATCAACACCCTGCCGGGCTTCACCTCCCAGAGCATGTACCCGATGCTGTGGCAGGCCAGCGGCTTACCGCTTGAGGAGTTGTTGCATCAACTGGTGCAGGGCGCGAGAGAATGGGCTATGGCATCGGCAGCTGGAGACCCAACCCCATGA
- the glsA gene encoding glutaminase A, with translation MPHSDATASAIQQILEEVHARFLNLRDGAPADYIPELAKADPDDFGIVIATTDGRVYEVGQTRKLFTIQSISKPFAYGLALKLLSADHMQTKVGVEPSGDAFNAISLHPVSGIPRNPMINAGAIATTAQIWAHDPERAESMLLDFLSDMAGHRLEVDEAVFRSERDTGHRNRAIGHLLRNFDVINASPEPGLQLYFRQCAVKVTCQDLAVMAATLACQGRNPRTGVVTLDPAITTNVLAVMGSCGMYDYTGQWLYNVGMPAKSGVGGGVMAVVPGRVGLAVYSPPLDSFGNSSRGIAVCEELSHRLELHLFDQPARSGTTIRSSATGKNRYSRRWRSAAEFGHLDRHGERIRVLQVQGVLDFAAVEELLSHLEASVISESFVVMDLAQVVGLPSISAGLVLNQLELLAQRGIRCLLCRGEHLEGFWPGESDTLPPDWFTSLDTALETAENLLLEKLRLEDAPNALESNTIHLLEVLPEASRAVLEPLLERRSFTKGEVVFRRGDAGQELFLIEAGCFSAGEELQPGKRIRFATFSTGVSVGEIAFLNGTPRTADMVAEEDGSCLVLQREAFDRLHEERPDLVIEILLALHGDLALKLQRANQQLSLLEQR, from the coding sequence ATGCCCCATAGCGATGCGACCGCCTCGGCTATTCAGCAAATCCTGGAGGAGGTACACGCCCGCTTCCTGAACCTGCGTGACGGCGCTCCAGCTGACTACATCCCGGAGCTGGCCAAGGCTGATCCCGATGACTTCGGCATCGTGATCGCCACCACCGATGGCCGGGTCTACGAGGTGGGACAGACCCGCAAACTGTTCACGATCCAGTCGATCTCGAAGCCGTTCGCCTACGGCCTGGCCCTGAAATTGCTCTCGGCCGATCACATGCAGACGAAGGTGGGCGTTGAGCCCTCCGGCGACGCCTTCAACGCCATCAGCCTCCATCCGGTCAGCGGAATTCCCCGCAACCCGATGATCAATGCCGGCGCCATTGCCACCACGGCCCAGATCTGGGCCCACGATCCGGAGCGGGCCGAATCGATGCTGCTCGATTTTCTTTCGGACATGGCCGGCCATCGCCTGGAGGTGGATGAGGCGGTATTCCGTTCCGAGCGGGACACGGGGCACCGCAACCGGGCCATCGGCCATCTGCTGCGCAACTTCGATGTGATCAATGCCTCGCCGGAGCCCGGCCTGCAGCTCTATTTCCGCCAGTGCGCGGTGAAGGTCACCTGCCAGGACCTGGCGGTGATGGCGGCCACCCTGGCCTGCCAGGGCCGCAACCCACGCACCGGTGTGGTCACCCTGGATCCGGCGATCACCACCAATGTGCTGGCGGTGATGGGCAGCTGCGGCATGTACGACTACACCGGCCAGTGGCTCTACAACGTGGGCATGCCGGCCAAAAGTGGTGTGGGCGGAGGTGTGATGGCGGTGGTGCCCGGACGGGTGGGCCTGGCCGTCTACTCGCCGCCCCTCGATTCCTTCGGCAACTCCAGCCGCGGCATCGCCGTGTGTGAGGAGCTCTCCCATCGGCTGGAACTCCATCTGTTCGACCAACCCGCCCGCAGCGGCACCACGATCCGCTCCTCGGCCACCGGCAAGAACCGCTACTCGCGCCGATGGCGGAGCGCCGCCGAATTCGGCCATCTCGATCGTCATGGGGAGCGCATCCGGGTGCTGCAGGTGCAGGGGGTGCTCGATTTCGCCGCGGTGGAGGAACTGTTGTCTCACCTGGAGGCCAGTGTCATCTCCGAGTCGTTTGTGGTGATGGATCTGGCCCAGGTGGTGGGCCTGCCGTCGATCAGCGCCGGCCTGGTGCTGAACCAACTGGAGCTGCTGGCCCAGCGCGGCATCCGCTGCCTGCTCTGCCGGGGCGAGCATCTCGAGGGTTTCTGGCCAGGGGAGTCAGACACCCTTCCCCCCGACTGGTTCACGAGCCTCGACACGGCCCTGGAAACAGCGGAAAACCTGCTCCTTGAGAAGCTGCGGCTGGAAGACGCGCCAAACGCCCTGGAGTCCAACACGATCCACCTGCTCGAGGTTTTGCCGGAGGCCAGTCGGGCGGTCCTGGAACCATTGCTGGAACGGCGATCCTTCACCAAGGGTGAGGTGGTGTTCCGCCGTGGTGATGCCGGCCAGGAGCTGTTCCTGATCGAGGCGGGTTGCTTCAGTGCCGGTGAAGAACTCCAACCCGGTAAACGCATCCGTTTTGCCACATTCAGCACCGGCGTGAGTGTGGGGGAGATTGCCTTTCTCAATGGCACACCCCGCACCGCGGACATGGTGGCCGAGGAAGATGGCAGCTGCCTGGTGCTCCAGCGCGAGGCCTTTGACCGGTTGCATGAGGAGCGGCCGGATTTGGTGATCGAGATCCTGCTGGCCCTGCACGGGGATCTAGCCCTGAAGCTCCAGCGTGCCAACCAGCAGCTCTCGCTGCTGGAGCAGCGCTGA
- a CDS encoding ATP-dependent Clp protease proteolytic subunit yields MSVSAPYYGDSAVLRTPPPDLPSLLLKERIVYLGLPLFSDDDAKRQMGIDVTELIIAQLLYLEFDNPEKPIFFYINSTGTSWYSGDAIGFETEAFAIADTLRYVKPPVHTICIGQAMGTAAMILSAGTKGHRAALRHASIVLHQPRSGARGQATDIQIRAKEVLHNKQTMLEMLAANTGKSVEQLSRDSDRMTYLTAEEAVEYGLIDRVLTSQKDLPGPAKAAGIS; encoded by the coding sequence ATGTCGGTGTCGGCCCCCTACTACGGCGATTCAGCCGTCCTGCGCACGCCGCCGCCGGACCTGCCCAGCCTCCTGCTGAAGGAGCGGATCGTCTATCTCGGTCTGCCCCTGTTCAGCGACGACGATGCCAAGCGGCAGATGGGCATCGACGTGACTGAGCTGATCATTGCCCAGTTGCTCTACCTGGAGTTCGACAATCCGGAGAAGCCGATCTTCTTCTACATCAACTCCACCGGCACCAGCTGGTATTCGGGTGATGCCATCGGCTTCGAGACCGAGGCCTTCGCCATCGCCGACACGCTCCGCTATGTGAAGCCGCCGGTCCACACCATCTGCATCGGCCAGGCCATGGGCACGGCCGCCATGATCCTGTCGGCCGGCACGAAAGGCCACCGAGCCGCCCTGCGTCATGCCTCGATCGTGCTGCATCAGCCCCGCAGCGGCGCCCGTGGCCAGGCCACCGACATCCAGATCCGGGCCAAGGAAGTGCTGCACAACAAGCAGACCATGCTCGAGATGCTGGCCGCCAACACCGGCAAGAGCGTCGAGCAGCTCTCGCGCGACTCCGACCGCATGACTTACCTCACGGCCGAGGAAGCTGTGGAGTATGGCCTGATTGACCGGGTGCTCACCAGCCAGAAGGATCTGCCCGGCCCCGCCAAGGCGGCCGGCATCAGCTGA